In Acidimicrobiales bacterium, a genomic segment contains:
- a CDS encoding BTAD domain-containing putative transcriptional regulator: MPSSFRFGPPTPRPGLLTRPRLLRALLARWERRVVAVVGGPGLGKTTLLGQALAENLLAPRGDDVWVGVEARDATGDGLGRAVARALGAPPEQGHDPVAVADVVWQRSPTALCLVLDDVHVLPPGSDGARWLGELVDHLPANAHVVLAGRTEPPIPLTRLRTQGAALVVGEDELRFSDGELADFGARRGVDVDRFRDTGGWPAMAELAASVERHLAGAYVWEEVLEPLGAERRRTLAVLRDLGGADDDLAAAALGEPVDLGRVLDGVPLVAVGEDGWRVPHALWHTVDGIGLADADRAAVRGRAVGHLVERGRYDDAYGLVAEAGLWDLAPGVLRAACLAGDRPTSAQLQRWLAASPEPVRTTPAGCLAAGMHAGFVTPGDAIGPLQVAAERCRAEGDVDAELAGLAELGRVAWWLQDLEVVAPIAVRVNELAETGHPLAGGLSTFGRAVFADVTGDDDGVIAALDSIEPGVLDAGWTASAQWLKARILLSTGRPAAALDVLDAVDAGTDPVMRAIVEYLRIGALSNVGRVDEAMALLPRAVEQQAAAGVAHNRRLALVSAGAAFAHVGDVATARGYLQELDAPDASWADELGVPGALAAATVLVAEGDEDQAATVLQTAIDLHGFDNNIARRTWRGSLPLTYVLLPGTREHWDEVAPAAGLALPVRLCAGVVAARSGRGADELRALDVPDIEVVRAHLHHRFAAELAVGLAAAGRPEGPALLDVLGAPGRAAVRGLAEHRDGGQAKQARALLAAVPAPPPTATWLAVLGPLELRRDGPTGPEVTDTDLRRERVRALLAFLVGHRATTRAEVTATLWPDLDERSQANNLRVTLNYLQRVLEPWRPAGEPGYLVRTEGTRIELVAGGELRIDVDAFDRHVDLAAGAEDDGTPSLALEHHLAAVDLYRGPLHADAADAEWIDLDREHYGTRFVRAAVRAGQLLLGHGDLDHAEKVARRALDVDQWAEDAHGVLTATALARGDRSAAQRRLDRGLAALAELGVEPSDATRRLRRRIRS; encoded by the coding sequence ATGCCCAGCTCGTTCCGCTTCGGGCCGCCGACCCCCCGACCCGGCCTGCTGACCCGGCCGCGGCTGCTGCGCGCCCTGCTCGCCCGCTGGGAGCGACGGGTGGTGGCGGTCGTCGGCGGCCCCGGCCTCGGCAAGACGACGCTGCTGGGCCAGGCGCTGGCCGAGAACCTGCTGGCGCCCCGCGGCGACGACGTGTGGGTCGGCGTCGAGGCCCGCGACGCCACCGGCGACGGCCTGGGCCGGGCGGTCGCCCGGGCGCTCGGTGCCCCACCCGAGCAGGGCCACGACCCCGTGGCAGTCGCCGACGTCGTGTGGCAGCGGTCCCCCACGGCGCTGTGCCTGGTCCTCGACGACGTGCACGTGCTCCCGCCGGGCTCCGACGGGGCCCGCTGGCTGGGCGAGCTCGTCGACCACCTGCCCGCCAACGCCCACGTCGTGCTGGCCGGCCGCACGGAACCCCCGATCCCCCTCACCCGGCTGCGCACCCAGGGTGCCGCCCTGGTGGTGGGCGAGGACGAGCTGCGCTTCTCCGACGGGGAGCTGGCCGACTTCGGCGCCCGCCGCGGTGTCGACGTCGACCGGTTCCGCGACACCGGCGGCTGGCCCGCCATGGCCGAGCTGGCGGCCAGCGTGGAGCGCCACCTGGCGGGCGCCTACGTGTGGGAGGAGGTGCTCGAGCCGCTCGGAGCCGAGCGCCGGCGGACCCTGGCCGTGCTGCGCGACCTGGGCGGCGCCGACGACGACCTGGCCGCGGCGGCGCTGGGCGAGCCGGTCGACCTCGGCCGGGTGCTCGACGGCGTGCCGCTGGTCGCCGTGGGCGAGGACGGCTGGCGGGTGCCGCACGCCCTGTGGCACACGGTCGACGGCATCGGCCTCGCCGACGCCGACCGGGCCGCGGTGCGGGGGCGAGCCGTCGGGCACCTGGTGGAGCGGGGGCGCTACGACGACGCCTACGGGCTCGTCGCCGAGGCGGGCCTGTGGGACCTGGCCCCCGGTGTGCTGCGGGCGGCCTGCCTCGCCGGCGACCGGCCCACGTCGGCCCAGCTGCAGCGCTGGCTGGCGGCCAGCCCGGAGCCGGTGCGCACCACCCCGGCCGGCTGCCTCGCCGCCGGGATGCACGCCGGGTTCGTCACGCCGGGCGACGCCATCGGGCCGCTGCAGGTGGCCGCCGAGCGGTGCCGCGCCGAGGGCGACGTCGACGCCGAGCTGGCCGGGCTCGCCGAGCTGGGACGGGTCGCCTGGTGGCTCCAGGACCTGGAGGTGGTGGCGCCGATCGCCGTCCGGGTGAACGAGCTGGCCGAGACCGGCCACCCCCTGGCGGGCGGGCTGTCGACCTTCGGGCGGGCCGTCTTCGCGGACGTGACCGGCGACGACGACGGCGTGATCGCCGCCCTGGACAGCATCGAGCCGGGGGTGCTCGACGCCGGATGGACCGCGTCGGCCCAGTGGCTGAAGGCCCGCATCCTGCTGTCGACGGGTCGTCCCGCGGCGGCCCTCGACGTGCTCGACGCCGTCGACGCCGGCACCGACCCCGTCATGCGGGCCATCGTGGAGTACCTCCGGATCGGGGCGTTGTCGAACGTCGGTCGGGTCGACGAGGCAATGGCCCTGCTGCCCCGGGCCGTGGAGCAGCAGGCGGCGGCCGGGGTCGCCCACAACCGCCGGCTGGCCCTGGTGTCGGCCGGTGCCGCGTTCGCCCACGTCGGCGACGTCGCCACGGCGCGCGGCTACCTGCAGGAGCTGGACGCGCCGGACGCCTCGTGGGCCGACGAGCTCGGCGTGCCGGGCGCGCTCGCCGCGGCGACGGTCCTGGTGGCCGAGGGCGACGAGGACCAGGCCGCGACGGTGCTGCAGACCGCGATCGACCTCCACGGCTTCGACAACAACATCGCCCGCCGGACGTGGCGGGGCTCGTTGCCGCTCACCTACGTGCTGCTGCCGGGGACCCGGGAGCACTGGGACGAGGTGGCCCCGGCCGCCGGGCTGGCGCTGCCGGTGCGGCTCTGCGCCGGCGTCGTCGCGGCCCGCTCGGGTCGGGGGGCCGACGAGCTGCGCGCCCTCGACGTGCCGGACATCGAGGTCGTGCGGGCCCACCTCCACCACCGCTTCGCCGCCGAGCTGGCCGTCGGGCTGGCGGCCGCCGGTCGGCCGGAGGGGCCGGCGCTCCTCGACGTCCTCGGCGCACCGGGGCGGGCGGCCGTGCGGGGCCTGGCCGAGCACCGCGACGGCGGGCAGGCGAAGCAGGCCCGGGCACTGCTGGCCGCGGTGCCCGCTCCCCCGCCGACGGCGACCTGGCTCGCCGTGCTCGGCCCGCTCGAGCTCCGCCGCGACGGACCGACCGGCCCGGAGGTCACCGACACCGACCTGCGCCGGGAGCGGGTCCGGGCCCTGCTGGCGTTCCTCGTCGGGCACCGGGCCACCACCCGGGCCGAGGTCACCGCCACGCTGTGGCCCGACCTCGACGAGCGCTCCCAGGCCAACAACCTCCGGGTCACTCTGAACTACCTCCAGCGGGTGCTGGAGCCGTGGCGGCCGGCGGGTGAGCCCGGCTACCTGGTGCGCACGGAGGGGACGCGGATCGAGCTGGTCGCCGGGGGCGAGCTGCGCATCGACGTCGACGCCTTCGACCGGCACGTCGACCTGGCGGCCGGTGCCGAGGACGACGGCACGCCGTCGCTGGCCCTGGAGCACCACCTCGCCGCGGTCGACCTGTACCGGGGGCCGCTCCACGCCGACGCCGCCGACGCCGAGTGGATCGACCTCGACCGGGAGCACTACGGCACCCGGTTCGTGCGCGCCGCCGTCCGGGCGGGGCAGTTGCTGCTCGGCCACGGCGACCTCGACCACGCCGAGAAGGTCGCCCGACGGGCGCTCGACGTCGACCAGTGGGCCGAGGACGCCCACGGGGTGCTCACCGCCACGGCGCTGGCCCGCGGCGACCGCTCCGCCGCCCAACGCCGGCTCGACCGCGGCCTCGCCGCGTTGGCCGAGCTGGGCGTCGAACCCTCGGACGCGACCCGCCGCCTGCGCCGCCGCATCCGTTCCTGA
- a CDS encoding MBL fold metallo-hydrolase: protein MDTRLDEITDGIYRLSTHLPGVVPAHGGLTVNQFLVLADEPLLFHSGPRWLFSGVVAALARVLPVPRLRWLSFGHVEADECGAMNLLLAVAPAAEVAFGARGCRMSLDDMADRPPRRLAPGEAIDLGGRRVVAVPTPHAPHNMEAQVLVEETTGTVLCGDLFTQLGPAPAFTTGDIVAAALEAEAVLTTAPPGPAVPSALRRLAAFEPRTLATMHGSAYEGDAVTALTDLADAWEVRFGGTDPARRSDNPGAPGRPDNKETAS, encoded by the coding sequence ATGGATACCCGGCTCGACGAGATCACCGACGGCATCTACCGCCTGTCCACGCACCTGCCGGGCGTGGTGCCGGCGCACGGCGGCCTCACCGTGAACCAGTTCCTGGTGCTGGCCGACGAGCCGCTGCTGTTCCACAGCGGCCCGCGCTGGCTGTTCTCGGGCGTGGTGGCCGCCCTGGCGCGGGTCCTGCCGGTGCCCCGGCTGCGCTGGCTGTCGTTCGGTCACGTCGAGGCCGACGAGTGCGGGGCGATGAACCTGCTGCTGGCGGTGGCGCCGGCCGCGGAGGTGGCGTTCGGGGCGCGGGGCTGTCGGATGTCGCTCGACGACATGGCCGACCGCCCGCCCCGGCGCCTGGCCCCCGGCGAGGCGATCGACCTGGGTGGGCGGCGGGTGGTGGCGGTCCCGACCCCGCACGCGCCCCACAACATGGAAGCGCAGGTGCTGGTGGAGGAGACCACCGGCACGGTGCTGTGCGGCGACCTGTTCACCCAGCTCGGCCCGGCGCCCGCGTTCACGACCGGCGACATCGTCGCCGCGGCGCTCGAGGCCGAGGCGGTGCTGACGACGGCGCCACCCGGACCGGCGGTCCCCAGCGCGCTGCGGCGGCTGGCGGCCTTCGAGCCCCGGACCCTGGCGACGATGCACGGCTCCGCCTACGAGGGCGACGCCGTCACCGCGCTGACCGATCTGGCCGACGCGTGGGAGGTGCGGTTCGGCGGAACCGACCCCGCGCGTCGGTCCGACAACCCCGGAGCACCCGGGCGACCCGACAACAAGGAGACAGCATCATGA